A genomic window from Sorex araneus isolate mSorAra2 chromosome 2, mSorAra2.pri, whole genome shotgun sequence includes:
- the PKIA gene encoding cAMP-dependent protein kinase inhibitor alpha, with translation MTDVETTYADFIASGRTGRRNAIHDILVSSASGNSNELALKLAGLDINKTEGEEDAQRNSKEQSGETQGEAAKSES, from the exons ATGACTGATGTGGAAACTACATATGCAGATTTTATTGCTTCAGGAAGAACAGGTAGAAGAAATGCAATACATGATATCCTGGTTTCCTCAGCAAGTGGCAACAGCAATGAATTAGCATTGAAATTAGCAGGTCTTGATATCAACAAGACAG AAGGTGAAGAAGATGCACAGagaaattcaaaagaacaaagcgGGGAAACCCAGGGAGAAGCAGCAAAATCCGAAAGCTAA